In Deltaproteobacteria bacterium, the following are encoded in one genomic region:
- a CDS encoding AlpA family phage regulatory protein, protein MSYETFLRREEVISRVGLSDTTIYNLEISGKFPRRIAITPRCVAWRESEIQAWIQARIDRPVQLAPHPDQSLRQSSLRRNHALKSSKSE, encoded by the coding sequence ATGAGCTACGAAACGTTTCTTCGTCGTGAAGAGGTAATAAGCAGGGTCGGGCTTTCAGACACGACCATCTATAATCTCGAAATTTCCGGTAAGTTTCCTCGCCGTATCGCTATTACGCCTCGGTGTGTTGCGTGGCGTGAAAGCGAAATACAGGCTTGGATACAGGCGCGCATTGATCGCCCGGTACAGTTAGCGCCACATCCTGATCAATCATTGCGGCAATCTTCGTTGCGTCGTAACCACGCCCTCAAATCGTCGAAAAGCGAGTAG